From one Dermacentor variabilis isolate Ectoservices chromosome 3, ASM5094787v1, whole genome shotgun sequence genomic stretch:
- the LOC142575057 gene encoding solute carrier family 22 member 15-like, translated as MPSPLMQRLVHQWKPPAVLSNLSVADWKKVGVPIETDGTWSRCTVFDMPDDPERRKPVRCRDWDYEDHGVSSIVCRWNLVCQRHWLVSMAVTVDTLGAFVSPPLAGQLADVVGRRPVVLALALCFVLAVVAGQLAGSFNLYLLSALVASGGWSSAFAVAFVLLFEVTASHYQTLFGTTAIVLGAVMASLLSVALDGLPLLPAQLIGPAPAGCLLLVNRQSREAALQALGKATESMKLLRQNAATCGAATLLDLVASYPLRLRAAIVLGISFSLVLTWQALRLNVGYPEHKLSRRLGLVLFWPVCFLTYQGMTSVGRLRMLCVLMLLLELACCLLGVLQAVEPRGVASTLLMLANICVSIALAVNFLCVAELFPTVVRSLAFGGATSAGRLGASVAPALASFTHRYGREDLVHVLLGAMVFASTLLMMSLQEIFSSRPTDTLRDVEVQSLRKLRRSSRMSRRQHSSPSPAMR; from the exons atgccctctcccctcatgcaacgcCTGGTGCACCA GTGGAAGCCGCCGGCCGTCTTGTCCAACCTCTCGGTGGCAGACTGGAAGAAGGTGGGCGTGCCCATAGAGACAGATGGCACATGGAGCCGCTGTACCGTGTTCGACATGCCCGACGACCCCGAGAGGCGGAAGCCGGTGCGCTGCCGAGACTGGGACTACGAAGACCATGGCGTCTCGTCCATCGTGTGTCGCTGGAACCTGGTGTGCCAGAGGCACTGGTTGGTCTCCATGGCCGTAACCGTGGACACGCTGGGTGCCTTCGTGTCGCCCCCTCTCGCCGGACAGCTGGCCGACGTGGTCGGGCGGCGTCCCGTCGTCCTGGCGTTGGCCCTGTGCTTCGTGCTGGCCGTCGTCGCAGGCCAACTGGCCGGCTCGTTCAACCTGTACCTGTTGTCGGCGCTGGTCGCCTCGGGTGGCTGGAGCAGCGCGTTTGCCGTCGCCTTCGTGCTCCTCTTCGAAGTGACCGCTTCCCACTACCAGACCTTGTTTGGCACGACGGCGATCGTGCTCGGAGCCGTAATGGCCAGCCTGTTGTCCGTCGCGTTGGACGGACTCCCGTTGCTGCCGGCTCAGCTGATCGGGCCGGCGCCTGCCGGCTGCCTGCTTCTCGT GAACCGGCAGTCGCGCGAGGCGGCTCTGCAGGCGCTCGGCAAGGCCACAGAATCCATGAAGCTGCTGAGGCAGAACGCGGCGACTTGCGGTGCGGCCACGCTGCTTGACCTGGTCGCCTCGTACCCgctgcgcctgcgcgccgcgaTCGTGCTCGGCATATCGTTCTCGCTGGTGCTCACCTGGCAGGCGCTGAGGCTCAACGTGGGCTATCCGGAGCACAAGTTGTCCAGGAGACTCGGCCTGGTCCTGTTCTGGCCCGTCTGCTTTCTGACGTACCAGGGCATGACCAGTGTGGGCAGGCTTCGAATGTTATGCGTGCTCATGTTACTCCTTGAGCTGGCCTGCTGCCTCCTTGGTGTGCTCCAAGCCGTCGAACCCCGCGGAGTGGCCTCGACGCTGCTGATGCTGGCGAACATATGCGTCTCTATTGCGCTCGCCGTCAACTTTCTGTGCGTGGCAGAGCTCTTCCCGACCGTGGTGCGGTCGCTAGCGTTCGGCGGTGCCACCTCGGCGGGTCGCCTCGGAGCGTCTGTCGCGCCTGCGCTGGCTTCGTtcactcaccgctacggcagGGAAGACTTAGTCCACGTCCTGCTCGGCGCGATGGTATTTGCGAGCACGCTGTTGATGATGAGCCTCCAGGAAATCTTCTCTTCCCGGCCTACCGACACTCTCCGGGACGTGGAAGTCCAGTCGCTCAGAAAGCTGCGCAGGTCTTCTAGGATGAGTCGGAGACAGCACTCTTCGCCTAGCCCAGCTATGCGGTAG